From Musa acuminata AAA Group cultivar baxijiao chromosome BXJ3-8, Cavendish_Baxijiao_AAA, whole genome shotgun sequence, one genomic window encodes:
- the LOC103995069 gene encoding GDSL esterase/lipase At5g45910, protein MKLSIFFSFLLVSSFHLSSSQRYNALFNFGDSMSDTGNVVLAGLPYGMTYFGRPTGRCSDGRLVIDFIAEGIGLPHLHPNTAKDADFHQGANFAFIAATTLPFDFFHQRGLSKGLWVNASIHEQVDRFEKLLPSICGTPQECRDFLGKSLLVVGEFGGNDYSTGLFASRNVSEVRTFVPPVTQTIAEGLERLIGLGAVDIIVPALLPVGCFPLYLTLYNTSDPEDYGPRTGCMRRHNALSWYHNTLLRRQLDRLRPKYPAVSIRFADFYAQVFDFTINPLKYGFKDGALRTCCGAPGLRNYNFNLHAKCDQNGSSVCPDPTTHVSWDGIHMTEAAHRIIAQGWLHGPYVDPPIVSSSNN, encoded by the exons ATGAAGCTCTcgatcttcttctccttcctcctcgtaTCCTCCTTCCATCTATCTTCCTCCCAACGCTACAATGCCCTGTTCAACTTCGGCGACTCCATGTCTGACACCGGCAATGTCGTCCTCGCCGGCCTCCCTTATGGCATGACCTACTTCGGCCGCCCCACCGGCCGCTGCTCCGACGGCCGACTCGTCATCGATTTCATCG CTGAGGGCATCGGGCTGCCGCACCTACATCCCAACACCGCCAAGGACGCGGACTTCCACCAGGGCGCTAACTTCGCCTTCATCGCCGCCACGACCCTCCCGTTCGACTTTTTCCACCAGCGTGGCCTCAGCAAGGGCCTCTGGGTGAACGCCTCCATCCACGAACAGGTGGATCGGTTCGAGAAGCTGCTGCCCTCCATCTGCGGCACGCCTCAAG AATGCAGGGACTTCTTGGGCAAATCTCTGCTAGTAGTCGGCGAGTTCGGAGGAAACGACTACAGCACCGGGCTCTTCGCCAGCAGGAACGTATCGGAAGTGAGAACCTTCGTGCCCCCTGTCACCCAAACCATTGCGGAGGGACTCGAG AGATTGATCGGCCTCGGCGCGGTGGATATCATCGTGCCAGCGCTACTGCCGGTGGGTTGCTTCCCGCTGTACCTGACGCTCTACAACACCTCCGATCCGGAGGACTACGGCCCCAGGACCGGGTGCATGAGGCGGCACAACGCCTTGTCCTGGTACCACAACACGCTGCTCCGCCGTCAGCTCGACCGTCTCCGGCCGAAGTACCCGGCTGTGTCGATCCGGTTCGCCGACTTCTATGCCCAGGTCTTCGATTTCACCATCAATCCTCTCAAATACG GTTTTAAAGATGGAGCCCTAAGAACCTGTTGTGGGGCTCCCGGGTTGCGCAATTACAACTTCAATCTGCACGCCAAGTGCGATCAGAACGGCTCGAGCGTGTGCCCGGATCCGACAACTCACGTGAGCTGGGACGGAATTCATATGACAGAAGCCGCTCACCGCATCATCGCCCAAGGTTGGCTTCACGGCCCCTACGTCGATCCACCCATTGTGAGCTCCAGCAACAATTAA